One stretch of Oncorhynchus clarkii lewisi isolate Uvic-CL-2024 chromosome 1, UVic_Ocla_1.0, whole genome shotgun sequence DNA includes these proteins:
- the LOC139411105 gene encoding acyl-CoA desaturase-like, with protein MTDTEIEGPGRHRNGDVLAESATKRDDVFDETYKEKEGPKPSMIIVWRNIILMTLLHIGAVYGITLVPSAHVLTWAWFVFCFLTSALGVTAGAHRLWSHRSYKASLPLRIFLATANSMAFQNDIFEWARDHRVHHKFSETDADPHNAVRGFFFAHIGWLLVRKHPDVIEKGKKLELSDLKADKVVMFQRKYYKMSV; from the exons ATGACTGACACGGAGATAGAGGGTCCGGGGAGACACAGGAACGGTGATGTGCTCGCAGAATCGGCGACAAAAAGAGATGATGTGTTTGATGAAACGTACAAAGAGAAAGAAGGTCCTAAACCTTCCATGATAATCGTGTGGAGAAATATCATATTGATGACTTTATTGCACATTGGAGCCGTGTACGGCATCACCCTCGTCCCATCTGCTCACGTTTTGACCTGGGCTTGGT TTGTGTTTTGCTTTTTAACAAGTGCTTTAGGAGTGACTGCGGGGGCTCACCGGCTATGGAGCCACAGGTCCTACAAGGCCTCGTTACCTCTCAGAATCTTCCTTGCCACTGCCAACTCCATGGCCTTTCAG AATGATATCTTTGAATGGGCTCGGGACCACAGAGTTCACCACAAGTTTTCAGAGACCGATGCCGACCCGCACAACGCCGTCCGAGGGTTCTTCTTCGCCCACATCGGTTGGCTCCTGGTGCGTAAACACCCGGACGTCATTGAGAAGGGGAAGAAGCTGGAGCTCAGTGACTTGAAGGCTGACAAGGTCGTCATGTTCCAGAGGAA